The following are from one region of the Gammaproteobacteria bacterium genome:
- a CDS encoding glutamate-5-semialdehyde dehydrogenase, with the protein MTDIKEYMHGVGLRAKAAARALGRAETGAKNAALQAMADALQESATTLIAANAKDLQTGKESGLDAAMLDRLTLNEPRIALMAEGLRQIAALADPVGEITGLKYQPSGIQVGHMRVPLGVIGIIYESRPNVTADSAGLCLKSGNAAILRGGSEAIHSNKAIATCIQIGLSRAGLPADAVQVIDTIDRAAVGELIRMKEYVDVIVPRGGKGLIERISAEAKVPVIKHLDGICHVYIDDKADYDKAVKVAYNAKTQRYGTCNTMETLLVAEGIAAHVLPELGRMYREAGVELRGCARTRDILPDSKVATEEDWKTEYLAPILSIRVVAGLDEAIDHIQTYSSAHTDSIVTEDFTRARRFLREVDSGSVMVNASTRLADGFEYGLGAEIGISNDKLHVRGPVGLEGLTSQKFVVLGDGHVRK; encoded by the coding sequence ATGACGGACATCAAAGAATACATGCACGGCGTAGGGTTGCGCGCCAAGGCTGCGGCACGCGCGCTGGGGCGGGCGGAGACCGGCGCAAAGAACGCGGCGTTGCAGGCCATGGCCGACGCGTTGCAGGAAAGCGCCACCACCTTGATCGCAGCCAACGCCAAAGACTTGCAGACCGGCAAGGAAAGTGGCCTGGATGCAGCGATGCTCGACCGGCTGACACTCAATGAACCACGCATCGCCTTGATGGCCGAAGGATTGCGCCAGATCGCCGCGCTGGCGGACCCTGTCGGCGAGATCACCGGCCTCAAGTACCAGCCCTCCGGCATCCAGGTGGGGCATATGCGCGTGCCGCTGGGCGTGATCGGTATCATCTATGAATCGCGCCCCAACGTCACCGCCGACTCCGCCGGGCTGTGCCTGAAATCCGGCAACGCCGCCATCCTGCGCGGTGGCTCCGAGGCCATCCATTCCAACAAGGCTATCGCCACCTGCATTCAGATTGGTTTGAGCCGTGCCGGGTTGCCCGCCGACGCCGTGCAGGTTATCGACACCATCGACCGCGCCGCGGTGGGCGAGCTGATCCGTATGAAGGAATATGTGGACGTGATCGTGCCGCGCGGTGGTAAGGGCCTGATCGAACGTATCTCCGCCGAGGCTAAGGTGCCGGTGATCAAGCATCTGGATGGCATTTGCCACGTCTACATCGACGATAAGGCGGATTACGACAAGGCCGTCAAGGTCGCCTACAACGCCAAGACCCAGCGCTATGGCACCTGCAACACCATGGAGACATTATTGGTGGCAGAAGGCATCGCCGCGCATGTCCTGCCAGAGCTGGGGCGGATGTATCGTGAGGCAGGTGTCGAGCTGCGCGGCTGCGCGCGCACCCGTGACATTCTGCCGGATAGCAAGGTCGCCACGGAAGAAGACTGGAAAACCGAGTACCTTGCGCCGATTCTATCGATCCGCGTGGTGGCGGGCCTGGATGAAGCGATAGATCACATCCAGACCTACAGCTCCGCCCACACCGATTCCATCGTCACCGAGGATTTCACCCGCGCGCGACGCTTCCTGCGTGAAGTTGACTCCGGTTCGGTGATGGTGAACGCCTCCACCCGACTGGCCGACGGCTTCGAGTATGGACTGGGCGCCGAGATCGGCATCAGCAACGACAAGCTGCACGTGCGTGGCCCCGTAGGCTTGGAAGGGTTGACCAGCCAGAAATTCGTCGTGCTGGGGGATGGGCATGTCAGAAAGTAG